A single genomic interval of Nocardioides nitrophenolicus harbors:
- a CDS encoding DUF305 domain-containing protein: MSRRPVLVPGLLLGVLALGACSSEPATVTLGGTAAAAESAETVERPWGTVKVFPEMEKAEEPGVDDVVFARDMVMHHEQAIELGTNLLGHDALDERVAATARFIVADQQNEIGVMNSWLDAWEASAQEHDDHGTEPMPGMLPQDRVDAIASLPSAASQVAFLVAMIEHHQGAITMSQDYLPVQANSFTRSSAQHIITEQLTEIQYMENVIDDLCAGGGPATCPTGAPGS; this comes from the coding sequence ATGTCCCGCCGCCCGGTTCTCGTCCCCGGCCTCCTGCTCGGCGTCCTCGCGCTGGGTGCCTGCTCCTCCGAGCCGGCCACCGTCACCCTCGGCGGCACGGCGGCCGCCGCCGAGTCCGCCGAGACCGTCGAGCGCCCGTGGGGCACCGTCAAGGTGTTCCCCGAGATGGAGAAGGCCGAGGAGCCGGGCGTCGACGACGTCGTCTTCGCGCGGGACATGGTGATGCACCACGAGCAGGCCATCGAGCTCGGCACCAACCTCCTCGGGCACGACGCCCTCGACGAGCGGGTCGCCGCGACCGCGCGCTTCATCGTGGCCGACCAGCAGAACGAGATCGGCGTGATGAACTCCTGGCTCGACGCCTGGGAGGCGAGCGCCCAGGAGCACGACGACCACGGCACGGAGCCGATGCCCGGCATGCTGCCGCAGGACCGGGTCGACGCGATCGCCTCGCTGCCGAGCGCCGCGAGCCAGGTCGCCTTCCTGGTCGCGATGATCGAGCACCACCAGGGTGCGATCACCATGTCCCAGGACTACCTGCCGGTGCAGGCGAACAGCTTCACCCGCAGCAGTGCGCAGCACATCATCACCGAGCAGCTGACCGAGATCCAGTACATGGAGAACGTGATCGACGACCTCTGCGCGGGCGGCGGGCCCGCGACCTGTCCCACCGGCGCGCCCGGCTCGTGA
- a CDS encoding copper amine oxidase: MRKKSLLRITAALAPALLAVGLLTQVPTAATAAPDTPLACDASLITKELENGSSWRMCARIHPIKGLILEQIEFKPASGDYEYAGYKRVLDQLNIAQLNVPYDTGHVQYNDITSYGFGKQYLMEQSPEVCTGEALDVDQSFTYQGNLVERTIPGICVQEDPTGIQTHAQETQIGGGTLYVDHGTALAVSSISKISWYEYQQRVAFDDHGQIEVGLGATGDIAPGWASETASGAFFGTNPKAGWPLSGQSTITTNVDGVPTTRQVQTYAASHWHNAIYKVDFGIDKAERQTVEQWDFSSPGAGSRAPIVEGVGTTKSAAFSSVAGEDHDQLTWWRVLNPNSKNKDGHARSYEIVNNNTANVLIPVTQPSVTFTNYRSCEEYASANLNAGCPNESILDYVANDTHELTDPVAWVNVGFHHTDKDEDQSPMPIHWQKFQLVPRDFFAQKPTIQDARKCINGPFSSVNKITKPCTPENTVLPKISDKADPTAVVVPAIGKTLTASAGTWRSAAQSLGYAYTWFRNGQAVSTGQDYPITDADTNSVITVKVTASAAGYPSTTVESLGVTFGTPPTEQPTEQPTEEPTEEPTEEPTEQPTTGPTDGPTTPSASEAPALAASATAVKVKPGKVRRGASAKVVVTVAAGGAGATGTVQVRFRGKVKTVALVGGKAKVTFKAPKKTGSFAVSASYGGSATVAASTTTGYVKVVR, translated from the coding sequence ATGCGCAAGAAGTCCCTCCTGCGGATCACCGCGGCACTGGCGCCGGCGCTGCTCGCCGTCGGTCTGCTGACCCAGGTGCCGACCGCCGCCACGGCGGCGCCGGACACGCCGCTCGCCTGTGACGCCAGCCTGATCACCAAGGAGCTCGAGAACGGCTCCAGCTGGCGGATGTGCGCGCGGATCCACCCGATCAAGGGCCTGATCCTCGAGCAGATCGAGTTCAAGCCGGCCTCGGGCGACTACGAGTACGCCGGCTACAAGCGGGTCCTCGACCAGCTCAACATCGCCCAGCTCAACGTGCCCTACGACACCGGTCACGTGCAGTACAACGACATCACGTCGTACGGCTTCGGCAAGCAGTACCTCATGGAGCAGAGCCCCGAGGTGTGCACCGGCGAGGCGCTCGACGTCGACCAGTCGTTCACCTACCAGGGCAACCTGGTGGAGCGGACCATCCCGGGCATCTGCGTCCAGGAGGACCCGACCGGCATCCAGACCCACGCCCAGGAGACCCAGATCGGCGGCGGCACGCTGTACGTCGACCACGGCACCGCGCTGGCGGTGTCGTCGATCTCCAAGATCAGCTGGTACGAGTACCAGCAGCGGGTGGCCTTCGACGACCACGGTCAGATCGAGGTCGGGCTCGGCGCCACGGGCGACATCGCGCCGGGCTGGGCGTCGGAGACCGCGTCGGGCGCCTTCTTCGGGACGAACCCGAAGGCGGGCTGGCCGCTGTCCGGGCAGTCGACGATCACCACGAACGTGGACGGGGTGCCCACCACCCGGCAGGTGCAGACCTATGCCGCCTCGCACTGGCACAACGCGATCTACAAGGTCGACTTCGGCATCGACAAGGCCGAGCGCCAGACCGTCGAGCAGTGGGACTTCAGCAGCCCCGGCGCCGGCTCCCGGGCTCCGATCGTCGAGGGCGTGGGCACGACCAAGTCCGCGGCGTTCAGCTCAGTCGCGGGTGAGGACCACGACCAGCTCACCTGGTGGCGGGTGCTCAACCCGAACAGCAAGAACAAGGACGGGCACGCCCGGTCGTACGAGATCGTCAACAACAACACGGCGAACGTGCTCATCCCCGTGACGCAGCCGTCGGTGACGTTCACGAACTACCGCTCGTGCGAGGAGTACGCGTCGGCCAACCTGAACGCGGGCTGCCCCAACGAGAGCATCCTCGACTACGTCGCCAACGACACCCACGAGCTGACCGACCCGGTCGCGTGGGTCAACGTCGGGTTCCACCACACCGACAAGGACGAGGACCAGTCGCCGATGCCGATCCACTGGCAGAAGTTCCAGCTGGTCCCCCGGGACTTCTTCGCGCAGAAGCCGACCATCCAGGATGCGCGCAAGTGCATCAACGGCCCGTTCTCCTCGGTCAACAAGATCACCAAGCCGTGCACCCCGGAGAACACGGTGCTGCCGAAGATCAGCGACAAGGCCGACCCGACGGCCGTGGTCGTGCCGGCGATCGGCAAGACCCTGACCGCGAGCGCGGGCACCTGGCGCAGCGCCGCCCAGTCCCTCGGCTACGCCTACACCTGGTTCCGCAACGGCCAGGCCGTCTCGACGGGGCAGGACTACCCGATCACCGACGCCGACACGAACTCGGTGATCACGGTCAAGGTCACCGCCTCGGCGGCCGGCTACCCGTCGACCACCGTGGAGTCGCTGGGGGTCACCTTCGGCACGCCGCCGACCGAGCAGCCGACCGAGCAGCCGACCGAGGAGCCCACCGAGGAGCCCACCGAGGAGCCCACGGAGCAGCCGACGACCGGCCCGACGGACGGCCCGACCACCCCGTCGGCCTCGGAGGCCCCGGCCCTCGCCGCGTCCGCCACGGCGGTGAAGGTCAAGCCGGGCAAGGTCCGGCGGGGCGCGAGCGCCAAGGTCGTGGTGACCGTGGCCGCGGGCGGCGCCGGAGCCACCGGCACGGTCCAGGTCCGCTTCCGCGGCAAGGTCAAGACGGTCGCCCTCGTCGGCGGCAAGGCCAAGGTCACCTTCAAGGCCCCGAAGAAGACCGGCTCGTTCGCGGTGTCGGCCAGCTACGGCGGCAGCGCCACCGTCGCGGCCTCCACGACGACCGGCTACGTGAAGGTCGTGCGCTGA
- a CDS encoding SdrD B-like domain-containing protein, whose protein sequence is MTLNRTLFHRPAPTLAAALVTASASIGLALPAHAAGTASITGTVLETGRVIAPGIDVSLYRSSGEFVAATVTDSQAGAYAFTGLDAGSYVLWFENQNEAVSEWYANQPDQASATPIALADGATRVADAYLTQVSENLVAPTVSGTAAVGSTLTATRGTWFPTTAVEFRYQWLRGGVPVDGATLASYTLRDADSGSRMSVEVIAVHQGATESALSAQTAVVTGGQPPVSAITNTTPPTVTGTTSVGSVLTASPGTWSPADATVTLEWLRGSTVVGTGPGYTSTSADVGATLRVRASATKSGWTGATATSAPFGPVVASNPPQVSAPTSTAAPRISGTPRVGDVLVADTGSWSGAPTGFGYQWTRGGAPIPGATQPRLALTPADAGAAIGVVVTASNAGGATSTTSAPAGPVSRAASTLAVSAKGGKRRLTLTLALTSAGARGGLVVVKVKVGGRTVTRTLASPDGLRSLKLRGLRPGRAKVTVRYSGDASTVEAQWVKRVRVR, encoded by the coding sequence ATGACCCTGAACCGCACCCTGTTCCACCGTCCTGCGCCCACCCTCGCCGCCGCGCTCGTGACGGCGAGCGCCTCGATCGGCCTCGCCCTGCCCGCCCACGCGGCCGGGACGGCGTCGATCACCGGCACCGTCCTCGAGACGGGACGGGTGATCGCGCCGGGCATCGACGTCTCGCTCTACCGCAGCTCCGGCGAGTTCGTCGCCGCCACCGTGACCGACAGCCAGGCCGGCGCCTACGCGTTCACCGGCCTCGACGCCGGGTCCTACGTGCTCTGGTTCGAGAACCAGAACGAGGCCGTCAGCGAGTGGTACGCCAACCAGCCCGACCAGGCGTCGGCGACGCCGATCGCCCTCGCCGACGGCGCGACCCGGGTGGCGGACGCCTATCTCACCCAGGTGAGTGAGAACCTGGTGGCGCCGACCGTGTCCGGTACGGCGGCCGTCGGCTCGACGCTCACCGCGACCCGGGGCACCTGGTTCCCGACGACGGCGGTCGAGTTCCGCTACCAGTGGCTGCGCGGCGGGGTCCCGGTCGACGGCGCCACGCTGGCGTCGTACACCCTGCGCGACGCCGACAGCGGCTCCCGGATGTCGGTCGAGGTGATCGCGGTCCACCAGGGCGCGACCGAGTCGGCGCTCAGCGCCCAGACCGCGGTCGTCACCGGCGGGCAGCCGCCGGTCTCGGCGATCACCAACACCACGCCGCCCACCGTCACCGGTACGACGAGCGTCGGGTCGGTGCTCACCGCGTCTCCGGGCACCTGGTCGCCCGCCGACGCCACGGTCACGCTGGAGTGGCTGCGCGGCAGCACCGTGGTCGGCACCGGGCCCGGCTACACCTCGACCTCCGCCGACGTCGGCGCGACGCTGCGGGTCCGGGCGAGCGCGACCAAGTCCGGCTGGACCGGAGCCACCGCCACCTCGGCGCCCTTCGGCCCCGTCGTCGCCTCGAACCCGCCGCAGGTGAGCGCGCCGACGAGCACGGCGGCACCGCGGATCTCGGGCACCCCGCGGGTGGGCGACGTGCTGGTCGCCGACACCGGCTCGTGGAGCGGTGCCCCGACGGGCTTCGGCTACCAGTGGACCCGGGGCGGTGCTCCCATCCCCGGCGCGACCCAGCCGCGGCTCGCGCTGACCCCGGCCGATGCGGGCGCCGCGATCGGCGTGGTCGTGACCGCGAGCAACGCCGGTGGTGCCACGTCCACGACCTCGGCGCCGGCCGGCCCGGTGAGCCGGGCGGCCAGCACCCTCGCGGTCTCCGCGAAGGGCGGCAAGCGCCGGCTCACCCTCACCCTCGCCCTCACCTCGGCGGGCGCGCGCGGCGGCCTCGTGGTCGTCAAGGTGAAGGTCGGCGGCCGGACCGTGACCCGGACCCTGGCGAGCCCCGACGGCCTGCGCTCGCTGAAGCTGCGCGGCCTGCGCCCGGGCCGCGCCAAGGTCACCGTGCGCTACTCCGGCGACGCCTCGACCGTCGAGGCGCAGTGGGTCAAGCGGGTGCGCGTGCGCTGA
- a CDS encoding YcnI family copper-binding membrane protein has product MSLVRPALVRPALLGATTLGLLVATAPAAGAHVTVTPSTTAAGASAVLTFAVGHGCDGSPTTAITIRMPEEIVAVTPTVNAGWEVRKEMEPLATPVSDGHGGEYTERVAQVVYTADTPLPEGYRDTFALSLRLPEQEGARVAFPVVQACAEGETAWVQTYAEGEDEPDSPAPFVTVGAADPAEAGHGTGHTAAVVESDGDEEDAAGGTGAVGWLALALGALGLAAGGAALARSRG; this is encoded by the coding sequence ATGTCCCTCGTCCGTCCTGCCCTGGTCCGTCCTGCCCTTCTCGGCGCCACCACGCTCGGCCTGCTGGTCGCGACGGCGCCCGCCGCCGGCGCCCACGTCACCGTCACCCCGTCCACCACCGCCGCCGGCGCCTCGGCCGTGCTCACCTTCGCCGTCGGCCACGGCTGCGACGGGTCGCCGACCACCGCGATCACCATCCGGATGCCGGAGGAGATCGTCGCCGTCACGCCCACCGTCAACGCCGGGTGGGAGGTGCGCAAGGAGATGGAGCCGCTCGCCACCCCGGTCTCCGACGGCCACGGGGGCGAGTACACCGAGCGGGTGGCGCAGGTCGTCTACACCGCCGACACCCCGCTGCCCGAGGGCTATCGCGACACCTTCGCCCTGTCGCTCCGGCTGCCGGAGCAGGAGGGCGCCCGCGTCGCCTTCCCGGTCGTCCAGGCGTGCGCGGAGGGCGAGACCGCCTGGGTGCAGACCTACGCCGAGGGCGAGGACGAGCCCGACTCCCCTGCGCCCTTCGTCACCGTCGGCGCGGCCGACCCGGCCGAGGCGGGACACGGCACCGGCCACACCGCCGCGGTGGTGGAGAGCGACGGGGACGAGGAGGACGCCGCCGGCGGGACCGGCGCGGTCGGCTGGCTGGCGCTCGCCCTGGGCGCCCTCGGCCTCGCCGCCGGCGGTGCTGCGCTGGCCCGGTCGCGCGGGTGA
- a CDS encoding copper resistance CopC/CopD family protein, producing MSGRRAARCASALVVLLAVLWPVTAQAHARPIGTLPADGQVVATAPEVLTVSFDEPVALAPEGNRLLAADGSEVPARFAVRDRLLTVTPEAPLADGTHVVAWRVVSTDSHPVAGGFTFSVGAASASAPAVPVAPEQREVRLAQAVATTLQYAGVLGLAGLACVAILLAPVGLRRHPPVALAWRRAAVALAGLGGLGAALGVPLAAVWESGRPLDAVLTGATWATAARSSTTLAALIVIGAALVAVLGLRSTRRGADGVALAAAAVALSALVLVGHTRSYGPVWVVLGADLVHLAAAALWWGGLVAVGLALGVRPRARAALRAGLVARFSTAAAGSVVALVVAGVALYWRIGHSLGGLVDSGYGRTILLKSALVLPVLGLAAWNRWWLLPRTVRSDESRALGLLTQTVRVEALVLACVLAASGALVQQTPPARAEQPAVHPPTERRIELDLDDGLRASVVLAPGRTGVNGVRVRVVDDAGAPVALDDPPALSFRLPDADLGPLRRPVSDAAGTWEATVDLALSGTWEVALAVPLSPFEQPVVTGRIEVR from the coding sequence GTGAGCGGGCGGCGTGCCGCTCGGTGCGCCTCGGCGCTGGTCGTCCTGCTGGCGGTGCTGTGGCCGGTCACGGCGCAGGCCCATGCGCGGCCGATCGGCACCCTGCCGGCCGACGGGCAGGTCGTGGCCACCGCCCCGGAGGTGCTGACGGTCAGCTTCGACGAGCCGGTCGCCCTCGCCCCGGAGGGCAACCGGCTGCTCGCCGCCGACGGCTCCGAGGTCCCGGCCCGGTTCGCCGTCCGCGACCGGCTGCTCACGGTGACGCCGGAGGCACCGCTCGCCGACGGCACCCACGTCGTGGCCTGGCGCGTGGTCTCCACCGACTCGCACCCGGTCGCGGGTGGCTTCACCTTCTCGGTCGGCGCCGCCTCGGCGAGCGCCCCGGCGGTCCCGGTCGCGCCGGAGCAGCGGGAGGTCCGGCTCGCGCAGGCGGTCGCGACCACGCTGCAGTACGCCGGCGTGCTCGGGCTCGCGGGGCTGGCCTGCGTCGCGATCCTGCTCGCTCCGGTCGGACTGCGCCGGCACCCGCCGGTCGCGCTCGCCTGGCGCCGCGCCGCGGTGGCGCTCGCCGGCCTGGGCGGGCTGGGGGCGGCGCTCGGCGTACCGCTGGCGGCGGTGTGGGAGTCCGGCCGCCCCCTGGACGCGGTCCTCACCGGCGCGACCTGGGCGACGGCCGCCCGGAGCAGCACCACGCTGGCCGCGCTGATCGTGATCGGGGCGGCGCTGGTCGCGGTCCTCGGCCTGCGCTCGACCCGCCGCGGCGCGGACGGCGTCGCCCTCGCCGCCGCCGCGGTGGCCCTCTCCGCACTGGTCCTCGTGGGCCACACCCGCAGCTACGGGCCGGTGTGGGTCGTGCTCGGCGCCGACCTCGTCCACCTCGCCGCCGCCGCCCTGTGGTGGGGCGGGCTGGTCGCCGTGGGCCTCGCCCTCGGGGTCCGGCCGCGCGCCCGGGCCGCGCTCCGCGCCGGCCTGGTCGCGCGCTTCTCGACGGCGGCGGCCGGGTCGGTGGTCGCGCTGGTCGTCGCCGGTGTGGCCCTGTACTGGCGGATCGGCCACTCGCTCGGCGGTCTCGTCGACTCGGGCTACGGCCGCACGATCCTGCTGAAGTCCGCGCTGGTGCTGCCGGTGCTCGGCCTCGCCGCGTGGAACCGCTGGTGGCTGCTGCCCCGGACCGTGCGGTCCGACGAGTCCCGGGCGCTCGGGCTGCTGACCCAAACCGTGCGGGTCGAGGCGCTGGTGCTGGCGTGCGTGCTCGCCGCGAGCGGCGCGCTGGTCCAGCAGACGCCGCCGGCGCGGGCCGAGCAGCCCGCGGTCCACCCGCCCACCGAGCGGCGGATCGAGCTCGACCTCGACGACGGGCTCCGGGCCTCGGTCGTGCTGGCTCCGGGCCGGACCGGGGTCAACGGGGTCCGGGTGCGGGTGGTCGACGACGCCGGCGCCCCGGTCGCCCTCGACGACCCACCGGCCCTGTCCTTCCGGCTCCCGGACGCGGATCTCGGCCCGCTGCGCCGGCCGGTCTCGGACGCGGCCGGCACCTGGGAGGCGACCGTCGACCTGGCGCTGTCGGGCACCTGGGAGGTGGCCCTCGCCGTACCGCTCAGCCCGTTCGAGCAGCCGGTCGTGACCGGCAGGATCGAGGTCCGATGA
- a CDS encoding DUF1775 domain-containing protein, with protein sequence MSPAAALLVLALAPLAAAPREPVAIDTVVPRGDGSADLVLSVGDGCAGSGTTGLDLTLPPGTAVVAVGDPAGWTHRVRGREVAWTGPVADGAARWTLTVRLAAEPGERVVVPARQRCADDTVVDGPDPGLTATQSVVDPSARPRPAPVVSAEASPAALGLGLLVLPGAALAAVALRSRRRRPGRVSSARA encoded by the coding sequence ATGAGTCCCGCCGCCGCCCTGCTCGTGCTCGCCCTGGCTCCCCTCGCCGCCGCGCCGCGGGAGCCGGTGGCCATCGACACCGTCGTGCCCCGCGGCGACGGCAGCGCCGACCTGGTGCTGTCGGTGGGAGACGGCTGCGCGGGCTCGGGCACCACCGGCCTCGACCTCACCCTGCCGCCGGGGACGGCCGTGGTCGCGGTCGGCGACCCGGCCGGGTGGACGCACCGGGTGCGTGGCCGGGAGGTCGCGTGGACCGGTCCGGTCGCGGACGGCGCGGCCCGGTGGACGCTGACCGTGCGACTCGCCGCCGAGCCCGGCGAGCGGGTCGTCGTACCTGCCCGGCAACGGTGCGCGGACGACACCGTGGTCGACGGCCCGGACCCGGGCCTCACCGCGACGCAGTCGGTCGTCGACCCCTCCGCGCGGCCGCGGCCCGCTCCGGTGGTGTCGGCGGAGGCCAGCCCGGCGGCACTCGGCCTGGGCCTGCTCGTCCTGCCTGGGGCGGCGCTCGCCGCGGTCGCGCTGCGCTCGCGACGGCGCCGCCCGGGTCGGGTCAGCTCAGCTCGCGCTTGA